In a single window of the Methanobacterium sp. genome:
- a CDS encoding archease, whose amino-acid sequence MKTSIKNKKFEFFDVTADVGYKAYGNTLEQAFENAALAMFEVMTDTSKVKPKIQKKIKIESEDEYALLYDWLSEFLFILDSEFLVFSKFKVKIEKKDSEYILEGMAWGEEFDPSIHESRAEVKAVTFHLMDVIMENGFMVKVILDI is encoded by the coding sequence GTGAAAACAAGTATAAAAAATAAAAAATTCGAATTTTTTGATGTTACTGCAGATGTAGGTTATAAAGCATATGGAAATACTTTAGAACAGGCATTCGAAAATGCGGCCCTCGCCATGTTTGAGGTAATGACAGATACATCTAAAGTAAAGCCGAAAATTCAAAAAAAGATTAAAATAGAATCTGAAGATGAATATGCACTTCTTTATGATTGGCTTTCTGAATTTCTGTTCATTCTGGACTCTGAATTTTTGGTATTTTCTAAATTCAAAGTTAAAATAGAAAAAAAAGATAGTGAGTACATTTTAGAAGGGATGGCATGGGGTGAAGAGTTTGATCCCTCAATTCATGAAAGCAGGGCTGAAGTAAAGGCTGTTACTTTCCATCTCATGGATGTTATAATGGAAAATGGATTTATGGTAAAGGTAATACTGGATATA
- a CDS encoding CDC48 family AAA ATPase: protein MPESREIELRVAEALQQDVGKGIIRIDKELLEQIDVKPGDIIEIIGKRTTGAVVGQAYPADVGLEIVRMDGLTRSNAGTSIGEMVSLRHTEIRVARKVVMAPATKGIRIMASGDLIKRNIMGRAVTRGDVMSLISPRRTRETFKEFPSSEKILREFFDAGTPFSLGEIKFSIVSTNPAGIVRINEVTEIEIRPEAVEIIEKKVPDVTYDDVGGLKQEISKVREMIELPLRHPEIFDRLGIDPPRGVLLHGAPGTGKTLLAKAVANESGSNFVAINGPEVMSKYVGEAEKKIRELFKEAEENAPTVIFIDEIDAIAPKREEVTGEVERRVVAQILALMDGLKERGKVIVIGATNRPDALDPALRRPGRFDREIELRVPDRDGRYEILQIHTRGMPLEDDVDMNEIADITHGFVGADLAALSRESAMNALRRILPDIDLEEQTIPREVLERLFVTNNDFMEALKSISPSALREVFIEVPDIHWDDIGGLEELKETLKEVVEWPLNHGDDFRRIGIHPSKGILLFGPPGTGKTMLSKAVATESKANFISVKGSEILSKWFGESERKIAEIFKKAKQASPCIVFFDEIDAIAPMRGSGMGEPRVVERMVNTLLSEMDGLEELRGVVVIGATNRPDLIDAALLRPGRFDEIVLVPPPDEKTRLEILKVHVRDMALDEDVNIKELSKRTEGYSGADIEALCRKAGMIALHENIKIEKVSKRHFEEALTKVNPSTTPQTNEYYEEVARRLGRGLEAKKVHEEFPREVA, encoded by the coding sequence ATGCCTGAAAGTCGTGAAATTGAACTTAGAGTTGCTGAGGCACTCCAACAGGATGTAGGAAAAGGTATTATAAGAATTGATAAAGAGTTACTTGAACAAATTGATGTTAAACCTGGAGATATTATTGAAATAATTGGTAAAAGAACTACAGGTGCTGTTGTGGGGCAAGCATATCCTGCAGATGTTGGACTCGAAATTGTAAGAATGGATGGACTTACACGGTCAAATGCAGGCACATCAATAGGTGAAATGGTTTCTTTAAGACATACAGAGATAAGGGTTGCAAGAAAAGTCGTTATGGCTCCTGCAACAAAAGGAATAAGGATAATGGCTTCTGGAGATTTAATAAAACGAAATATAATGGGAAGAGCGGTTACAAGGGGAGATGTAATGTCGTTAATATCTCCAAGAAGGACAAGAGAAACCTTTAAGGAATTTCCCAGTAGCGAAAAGATTCTCAGAGAGTTTTTTGATGCAGGAACGCCATTTTCACTTGGTGAGATTAAATTTTCAATTGTATCAACCAATCCGGCAGGAATTGTAAGAATAAATGAAGTTACTGAAATTGAGATCAGGCCTGAAGCAGTGGAAATAATTGAGAAAAAAGTTCCAGATGTTACGTATGATGATGTTGGCGGTTTAAAACAGGAAATTTCAAAAGTAAGAGAGATGATTGAGCTTCCACTCCGTCACCCTGAGATATTTGACAGACTTGGAATTGATCCCCCGCGTGGAGTTCTTTTACATGGAGCCCCAGGTACTGGAAAAACTCTTCTTGCAAAGGCAGTTGCAAATGAGAGTGGTTCAAATTTTGTAGCTATAAATGGTCCTGAAGTGATGAGTAAATATGTAGGAGAAGCAGAAAAGAAAATCAGGGAATTATTTAAAGAAGCTGAAGAAAATGCACCAACAGTAATATTTATTGATGAAATAGATGCAATTGCACCTAAAAGAGAAGAAGTAACTGGAGAAGTCGAAAGAAGAGTAGTAGCCCAGATACTGGCATTAATGGATGGATTAAAAGAAAGAGGAAAAGTTATAGTTATCGGGGCAACCAACAGGCCGGATGCACTTGACCCTGCATTAAGGAGACCTGGAAGATTTGATAGAGAAATAGAACTCAGAGTACCTGACCGTGATGGAAGATATGAAATTTTACAGATACATACAAGGGGAATGCCTCTTGAAGATGACGTGGATATGAATGAAATTGCAGACATCACTCACGGCTTTGTTGGAGCTGATCTAGCTGCTCTAAGTCGTGAATCAGCGATGAATGCATTAAGGAGAATATTACCGGATATTGATCTTGAAGAGCAAACAATTCCAAGAGAAGTTTTAGAAAGGCTTTTTGTAACCAATAATGATTTTATGGAGGCATTAAAATCCATAAGTCCTTCTGCACTTCGTGAAGTATTTATAGAAGTTCCAGATATCCATTGGGATGATATAGGAGGACTTGAAGAGTTAAAAGAAACATTAAAAGAAGTTGTAGAATGGCCATTAAATCATGGCGATGATTTCAGGCGAATTGGTATCCATCCATCCAAGGGAATTCTTTTATTTGGACCTCCTGGAACTGGTAAGACCATGCTTTCTAAGGCAGTTGCAACAGAATCTAAAGCAAACTTTATAAGTGTTAAAGGTTCAGAAATTTTAAGTAAATGGTTTGGAGAATCTGAAAGAAAAATAGCTGAGATATTTAAGAAAGCAAAACAGGCATCTCCTTGTATTGTGTTCTTTGATGAAATAGATGCTATAGCCCCTATGCGAGGGTCTGGAATGGGAGAACCACGGGTTGTTGAGCGGATGGTAAATACTCTGCTTTCAGAAATGGACGGACTTGAAGAATTGAGGGGTGTTGTCGTTATTGGAGCAACTAATAGACCTGATCTAATTGATGCCGCATTACTTCGACCGGGAAGGTTTGATGAAATTGTTCTGGTACCCCCTCCAGATGAAAAAACACGTCTTGAAATTTTGAAGGTTCATGTTAGAGATATGGCTCTTGATGAAGATGTAAACATTAAAGAACTTTCAAAAAGGACAGAAGGATATTCAGGGGCAGATATAGAGGCACTATGCAGAAAAGCAGGCATGATAGCACTGCATGAGAATATTAAAATAGAAAAAGTATCAAAAAGACATTTTGAAGAAGCATTGACCAAAGTTAATCCTTCAACAACACCGCAGACTAATGAATACTATGAAGAGGTTGCAAGGAGACTTGGTAGAGGACTGGAAGCCAAAAAAGTCCATGAAGAGTTCCCAAGAGAAGTTGCATAA
- a CDS encoding ORC1-type DNA replication protein, with translation MDIDDILLYDETLFKNIDAFNPDYIPEHFPHRKSQMEALAICIRPALRNGRPVNAVVLGSCATGKTTAIKKIFEMVEKTSSKVICVYINCQLHTTRFGIFSQIYQKIFGHTPPETGVPFSRIYQNIMQHLSSHEQALVVALDDINNLFYSKNANKIFYDILRAHEAFKGVKTGVFAILSDIEFRFMLDKNVNSIFIPQEIIFNPYTKEEMGDILRERVKIGFYGDVISDELLDEITEHASSSGDLRVGIDLLRISGNLAEADASKTIEEKHIKEALKSTGSINLTYTLKSLSDDEKVLLDIIRLAEDDLTAGSLYNAFNKRISSSYASFNRILNKLEFLRLVDTNFTGKGVKGNSRVVILRFDPEEIQKCMNPL, from the coding sequence ATGGATATTGATGACATCCTTCTTTATGATGAAACTCTATTTAAAAATATAGATGCATTTAATCCAGATTATATTCCAGAACATTTTCCTCATAGAAAATCTCAGATGGAAGCACTTGCAATTTGCATTCGTCCAGCACTTCGAAATGGAAGGCCGGTTAATGCAGTGGTGCTGGGATCCTGTGCAACAGGGAAAACCACTGCAATTAAAAAAATCTTTGAAATGGTTGAAAAAACATCCAGCAAGGTTATATGCGTATATATTAACTGTCAGCTTCATACTACTCGTTTTGGAATATTTTCACAGATTTATCAGAAAATATTTGGGCATACACCCCCTGAAACAGGCGTTCCATTCTCACGCATTTACCAGAATATAATGCAGCACCTTTCAAGCCATGAACAAGCTCTTGTTGTGGCTTTAGATGATATTAATAATTTATTTTACAGTAAAAATGCTAATAAGATTTTTTATGATATTTTACGTGCTCATGAGGCATTTAAAGGTGTTAAAACAGGAGTCTTTGCAATTTTATCCGATATTGAATTCAGATTTATGCTTGATAAAAATGTAAATTCCATATTTATCCCTCAAGAAATTATTTTTAATCCATACACAAAAGAAGAAATGGGGGATATTCTAAGAGAAAGGGTTAAGATTGGTTTTTATGGTGATGTTATTTCTGATGAATTATTAGATGAAATAACTGAACATGCATCTTCAAGCGGTGATTTAAGGGTTGGGATTGATCTTTTAAGAATCAGTGGTAATTTAGCCGAAGCTGATGCTTCAAAAACAATAGAAGAAAAGCATATTAAAGAAGCACTTAAAAGCACTGGTTCTATAAATTTAACATACACGTTAAAATCATTATCTGACGATGAAAAGGTATTACTGGATATTATAAGGTTGGCAGAGGATGATCTTACTGCTGGAAGTCTTTACAATGCATTCAATAAAAGAATCAGTTCAAGTTATGCTTCTTTTAACCGTATTTTAAATAAACTTGAATTTTTAAGACTTGTTGATACTAATTTTACAGGAAAAGGTGTTAAAGGGAATTCAAGAGTCGTAATATTGAGATTTGATCCAGAAGAAATTCAAAAATGTATGAATCCCCTTTAG